In the Psychrilyobacter piezotolerans genome, GATTGTCTTAACATTGCATCTACTAATGTTGTTTTCCCATGGTCTACATGGGCTATAATAGCTATATTCTTTATGTTCACTGTTTCTCCTCTTTTGCCTCATTTGGCATATATTTAATTATTTTATCTACTATATTTGCTCTTCCACAGCTTATTTAATTTTTCTAAAATTAATCTTTCATTCTTATTGTTTTGCGGAAGGTAATAAACTTTATTATTTTTTTTATACTCCTGGTATACAAAGTTGCCCTCATATCCGTGGGGGTATTTATAATCTTTTTTACCCAGATCGGTCAGATGAGTCGGCACATCCTCTATAACTCCATTTTTTATATCCATCATGGCTGAATTGATAGCCTCGTATGAACTGGATGATTTAGAAGATATGGCCAGATAGATAGTCACTTCTGACAATATAATTCTTACCTCCGGCATCCCTATCTTTTCACAGGCCAGGATAGCAGCATTTGCCATAATGAGTCCTTCTGGATTGGCCAAACCTACATCTTCCGATGCACTGATGAGTAACCGTCTGGCAATATACCTCGGATCTTCTCCCCCGTCTAACATCTTAGCCAGCCAATAAACGGCAGCGTCTGGATCCGATCCCCTGATACTTTTAATGAATGCCGAGATGGTGTTATATTTATCTTCTTTTTTATGATAACCGGCTTTTCTCTTTTGAAGCAGATTTTCCACTTCCTCCAGATTCATACTTTCCCCTACTTCTGAAATCAATTCCAGATAGTTTAAAGCTATCCTTCCATCTCCGGCAGATAACTCCTCAATATAAAGTTTTATCTCCGAATCCAATTTTATATTTTTATAACTGAGTCCGTTTTCAATGAGTTTTAATATCTCATCTTTACTCAATTTCTCAAATTCAAAGATCATGGATCTCGAAAGAAGAGCATTATTGAGGACATAGTATGGATTTTCTGTAGTTGCTCCTATGAGAACTATGAGTCCGTCCTCTGTATGAGGGAGGAGTGCATCCTGCTGTAACTTGTTAAACCTGTGGATCTCATCTAAAAATAGGAGTGTTCTCTTATTTTCTAATTCCAATCTTCTGTTGGCTCGGTCTATGACCTGCCTGAAATCATTTAAGTTAGCAGTGGTTGCATTTAATTTTTCAAAACTATAGTCAAGTTCATTTGAAATCAACACACCTAAAGATGTTTTCCCTGTCCCAGGGGGACCGAAAAATATAGAGTTGATCATCTTTCCCTTTTCTATTAATTTCCTTAAGACACTTCCTCTGCCTATAATTTTTTCCTGCCCTATATACTCATCTAAGGTTTTAGGACGCAGGGCATATGCCAGAGGTCTGACCCCGTCATAATTTTTTTGGAAAAGTGTATTCATTTCGATCTCCATTATATCACAAATTTCATTATCTGTACAACATTAAAGCAATGCCACATTGCATCCAATCAGGAATAATTACTGTTTTAAATTATTCCTTTCCATATCATAAATTAATAATTCCATACACAATTAAAGAGGCTAACCCTTTACAGGTCAGCCTCATCTCTTTAGCTTACTAGATATAGTAATAATGCTACTATTAAAAATCCAGCTGCTACAAATTCAGTCGCTTTAGCTAAGGGTCCACCATCATCATGTACACCAAAAATACTATTGGTAGCACCTGTTCCTATTCCTCCACTCATACCTTTACTTCTGTCAGGTTGAATAATTACTAAAACAATTAAAGAGATAGCAAGTATAAATAAAATTACCGTTAAAAATGTAGCCATTTTTGCCCTCCTAAAAAACCTTTTCTTTCCTAGTATTATAGCTTATTTTATCTTTTTTGTAAAAAAGTATTTAAAAAAGATTTTTTCTTTCTTTGCCATAAATCACATAAACTTTTTTTGCCAATGATTTTATAAATATTTTATCGTAAAAGTAATTCGTGAATTACCCCTCCATAATTTCAAAATCTTTAATTCATAGAACGCGGATCAAATCTGATAATGCCTATGATTATCGCTGATCTAAAACCTTTCTCTGTCACGAATTTAAAATCTAACTCTTCCTTCCCATGGTTTCTCTTCGCAAGAGAAACCTAAGTAATAATAATTAGTACTTTTAAATTGAAGTTTATAGTCGTTC is a window encoding:
- a CDS encoding replication-associated recombination protein A codes for the protein MNTLFQKNYDGVRPLAYALRPKTLDEYIGQEKIIGRGSVLRKLIEKGKMINSIFFGPPGTGKTSLGVLISNELDYSFEKLNATTANLNDFRQVIDRANRRLELENKRTLLFLDEIHRFNKLQQDALLPHTEDGLIVLIGATTENPYYVLNNALLSRSMIFEFEKLSKDEILKLIENGLSYKNIKLDSEIKLYIEELSAGDGRIALNYLELISEVGESMNLEEVENLLQKRKAGYHKKEDKYNTISAFIKSIRGSDPDAAVYWLAKMLDGGEDPRYIARRLLISASEDVGLANPEGLIMANAAILACEKIGMPEVRIILSEVTIYLAISSKSSSSYEAINSAMMDIKNGVIEDVPTHLTDLGKKDYKYPHGYEGNFVYQEYKKNNKVYYLPQNNKNERLILEKLNKLWKSKYSR
- the secG gene encoding preprotein translocase subunit SecG; this encodes MATFLTVILFILAISLIVLVIIQPDRSKGMSGGIGTGATNSIFGVHDDGGPLAKATEFVAAGFLIVALLLYLVS